In Paenarthrobacter sp. GOM3, a single window of DNA contains:
- a CDS encoding DNA polymerase III subunit gamma and tau, translated as MTVTTALYRRYRPDSFADVIGQEHVTEPLMTALRKNRVNHAYLFSGPRGCGKTTSARILARCLNCAEGPTDTPCGKCPSCIELARGGSGSLDVIEIDAASHGGVDDARDLRERATFAPVRDRYKIFIIDEAHMVTSAGFNALLKIVEEPPEHIKFIFATTEPDKVIGTIRSRTHHYPFRLVPPEPLMKYLELLCQQENVPVAPGVLSLVIRAGGGSVRDTLSVLDQLMAGAGPNGLDYELAVALLGYTHASLLDDIVDAIAAADAATVFRAVDRVIQTGHDPRRFVEDLLERFRDLIIVQAMPESAQAILRGMPADQIARMRNQATNLGAAELSRAADVTNTALTEMTGATSPRLHLELLCARILLPSAEQTERGIAARIDRVERRLNYAGDAGTPAVAGGPPAAVASSEVGAPSAPAVVAAPEPTRQEPTPTSVAPAVSQPSAPAPEPAIAGTNRDAVTAPRVSTNDWPVEERSAAGRTPQAVAPQPTPEAQPAAPDAQQAPAPQSAAPAQAAPAPAPTQAAPPQSAPAPSGGGDVEALRRAWPDVLQTLTKIKRSTWALVEPNAQVAQFDGQLLTLAFTTGGLAGAFGRADHSENLRQAIHKTLGIDCQIVAVAGGNSSASSEPNPKAPTSRETPASAGGAAVSVAPVPDATAPAGASPSAAMSAVDSAWGLAPAAAPASEASPGAPSLEPVRPPASPATPEPASSPRGLADTPVKTEATAQVTSVSPAERPAPAESVSPPVSRPAEAAPQPSTQGATQASSTSAGDYSYPDDDWGPPLDEDAPPLDEEPPADWEPPSGYGRPGTGTGTAPSPVAEPTSAGEPSPAKPSPAMAPSTPGAPSGTSDDPWSRAVEQAPGTWVVGTESNVGRQPQATEETAAVAVDTPDYEPAAAQVPEAAAGTYGHPTGPDAAAGSSWDVAPASNWPSTQAAATQATGSAPPTWPSLAAQPVEAHGSVATLEEGPASGRPNGRQSLYQRLTNSPEAQAGRVQAPARTQAAPTVSAEDIPSPEDETIEESRVFGRAAVERILGGKLIEERALDGSPLHNR; from the coding sequence GTGACTGTTACAACTGCCCTGTATCGACGGTACCGGCCCGACTCTTTCGCGGACGTTATCGGGCAGGAACACGTCACAGAGCCGCTGATGACGGCGCTCCGCAAGAACCGCGTGAACCACGCCTACCTCTTCTCCGGCCCCCGCGGCTGTGGCAAGACCACGTCCGCGCGCATCCTGGCCCGCTGCCTGAACTGTGCAGAAGGCCCCACTGACACTCCCTGCGGCAAGTGCCCCAGCTGCATCGAACTGGCGCGCGGCGGATCAGGTTCCCTCGACGTCATCGAGATCGACGCCGCCAGCCACGGTGGCGTGGATGACGCCCGCGATCTCCGCGAACGGGCAACCTTCGCCCCGGTCCGCGACCGCTACAAGATCTTCATCATCGACGAAGCCCACATGGTCACGTCGGCCGGCTTCAACGCCCTCCTGAAGATCGTTGAAGAACCGCCGGAACACATCAAGTTCATCTTCGCCACCACGGAGCCGGACAAGGTCATCGGCACCATCCGGTCCCGCACCCACCACTATCCCTTCCGGTTGGTGCCGCCCGAACCGCTGATGAAATACCTCGAGCTCCTCTGCCAACAGGAGAACGTCCCCGTAGCCCCGGGAGTGCTGTCGCTGGTCATCCGCGCGGGTGGCGGTTCAGTCCGTGACACCCTGTCCGTGCTGGACCAACTCATGGCCGGCGCCGGACCCAACGGCCTGGACTACGAGCTCGCCGTCGCGCTGCTCGGCTACACGCACGCTTCCCTGCTGGACGACATCGTGGATGCCATTGCCGCGGCTGACGCCGCCACTGTGTTCCGCGCCGTGGATCGCGTCATCCAGACCGGGCACGATCCCCGGCGTTTCGTCGAAGACCTTTTGGAACGCTTCCGCGACCTGATCATTGTTCAGGCGATGCCCGAGAGCGCCCAAGCCATCCTCCGCGGCATGCCCGCGGACCAGATTGCCCGCATGCGCAACCAGGCCACCAACCTTGGCGCAGCGGAGCTTTCCCGCGCCGCGGATGTCACCAACACCGCTCTCACAGAAATGACTGGGGCCACCTCACCACGGCTGCACCTTGAGCTGCTGTGCGCACGCATCCTCCTGCCCAGCGCCGAGCAGACCGAGCGGGGCATCGCTGCCCGCATCGACCGCGTGGAACGTCGCCTCAACTATGCGGGCGACGCCGGAACGCCAGCTGTTGCTGGCGGCCCACCGGCCGCCGTGGCGTCGTCGGAGGTGGGTGCACCGTCCGCGCCTGCAGTCGTTGCTGCTCCGGAGCCGACCCGGCAGGAACCGACCCCGACTTCAGTCGCGCCGGCGGTCTCCCAGCCATCGGCTCCTGCTCCTGAGCCGGCCATCGCGGGCACCAACCGCGACGCCGTCACGGCACCACGCGTGTCCACCAACGATTGGCCTGTGGAGGAGCGGTCGGCTGCCGGCCGCACACCGCAGGCTGTCGCACCTCAACCAACGCCAGAGGCTCAGCCCGCTGCCCCGGACGCCCAACAAGCGCCTGCGCCGCAGTCCGCTGCTCCTGCGCAAGCTGCGCCGGCTCCCGCTCCGACTCAAGCCGCTCCGCCACAATCTGCACCGGCTCCCTCAGGGGGTGGGGACGTAGAGGCCCTTCGCCGCGCCTGGCCTGACGTTCTCCAAACGTTGACAAAGATCAAGCGCAGTACCTGGGCGCTCGTCGAGCCCAACGCCCAAGTGGCCCAGTTCGACGGCCAACTGCTCACTTTGGCGTTCACGACCGGCGGGTTGGCCGGTGCCTTCGGGCGTGCGGACCACTCCGAAAACCTTCGCCAAGCAATCCACAAGACCCTGGGCATTGATTGCCAGATCGTCGCGGTGGCCGGCGGCAACAGCTCAGCGAGCTCTGAGCCAAACCCAAAAGCGCCTACTAGTCGGGAGACCCCGGCGTCGGCAGGCGGTGCAGCAGTAAGTGTTGCGCCGGTGCCCGATGCAACGGCACCAGCGGGAGCATCGCCATCCGCCGCAATGTCGGCGGTCGACTCTGCGTGGGGTCTCGCGCCAGCCGCCGCTCCCGCGTCGGAGGCATCGCCAGGTGCCCCGTCGCTAGAACCCGTACGCCCCCCTGCGAGCCCAGCTACGCCGGAGCCTGCTTCGAGCCCCCGGGGGCTGGCTGATACCCCGGTGAAAACCGAAGCTACGGCGCAGGTTACATCCGTGTCGCCAGCCGAACGTCCGGCACCGGCTGAATCCGTGTCGCCCCCAGTATCGCGGCCAGCGGAAGCCGCTCCGCAACCCTCAACGCAGGGAGCCACTCAAGCCTCCTCCACCTCGGCCGGCGACTACTCCTACCCGGATGACGATTGGGGCCCACCCCTCGACGAGGATGCCCCTCCACTGGATGAGGAGCCCCCAGCGGACTGGGAGCCGCCGTCCGGATATGGCCGTCCTGGCACAGGTACAGGCACAGCACCGTCCCCGGTTGCAGAACCAACTTCGGCTGGAGAACCGTCCCCGGCCAAGCCTTCACCGGCCATGGCACCCAGTACTCCGGGGGCGCCCTCCGGCACCTCCGACGACCCTTGGTCCAGGGCGGTCGAGCAGGCGCCGGGAACTTGGGTAGTAGGCACTGAGTCGAACGTGGGCAGGCAGCCGCAGGCCACGGAGGAGACCGCTGCCGTTGCAGTGGACACCCCGGACTACGAGCCCGCTGCGGCCCAGGTTCCTGAAGCTGCAGCCGGAACGTATGGCCATCCAACCGGACCGGACGCTGCCGCAGGCTCGAGCTGGGACGTCGCTCCGGCGTCGAACTGGCCCTCAACGCAAGCCGCGGCGACGCAGGCGACCGGCAGCGCACCCCCAACGTGGCCGTCCTTGGCCGCGCAGCCGGTTGAAGCGCATGGTTCCGTTGCCACGCTCGAGGAGGGCCCGGCGTCGGGCCGTCCCAATGGTCGTCAGAGCCTGTATCAGCGCCTGACCAACAGCCCTGAGGCACAGGCTGGTCGCGTCCAGGCGCCCGCCAGGACGCAGGCAGCCCCCACGGTGAGTGCGGAGGACATCCCCAGCCCGGAGGACGAAACCATCGAGGAATCGAGGGTCTTTGGGCGGGCTGCGGTGGAGCGTATTCTGGGCGGAAAGCTGATCGAAGAGCGCGCCTTGGACGGTTCTCCCCTGCACAACCGCTGA
- a CDS encoding LysR family transcriptional regulator: MLDVRRLRLLHELKIRGTLAEVADAMQYSPSSVSQQLTLLEKEAGVELLRKAGRRVQLTPQAEILVAHTAALLETLEKAETDLAASLSMVTGTVRLAVFQSAALALLPDFLSIMRKEYPEVRVEMTQREPETALYETWARDFDLVVAEQYPGHAAPHHSGLDRVILTSDAIRLATPPVGLGGETVATLADTASMPWVMEPRGAASRHWAEQACRSAGFEPDVRYETADLQAQIRLIESGNAVALMPDLVWTGRTRTVQLLDLPGLPKRTVFTSTRTAGRIHPATAACREVLERVAAAQQLDAEQQVDAG; the protein is encoded by the coding sequence TTGCTGGACGTCCGCAGACTCCGTTTGCTGCACGAGTTGAAGATCCGCGGAACGCTCGCCGAGGTGGCCGACGCGATGCAGTACAGCCCGTCATCGGTGTCGCAGCAGCTGACCCTCCTGGAGAAGGAAGCGGGAGTTGAACTACTCCGCAAAGCCGGGCGCCGCGTTCAGCTGACCCCGCAAGCGGAGATCCTCGTAGCCCACACCGCAGCCCTTTTGGAGACCCTGGAAAAGGCCGAAACCGATTTGGCCGCCTCATTGTCAATGGTGACGGGAACCGTGCGGCTGGCCGTGTTCCAGTCCGCCGCGCTGGCCCTGCTCCCGGACTTCCTCAGCATCATGCGTAAGGAGTACCCCGAGGTCCGCGTCGAAATGACCCAGCGCGAACCCGAAACGGCCCTGTACGAAACGTGGGCCCGGGACTTCGACCTGGTAGTTGCCGAGCAATACCCAGGCCATGCCGCCCCGCACCACAGCGGCTTGGACCGCGTCATCCTCACCAGCGACGCCATCAGGCTGGCCACTCCCCCCGTGGGGCTCGGTGGCGAAACCGTAGCCACCCTCGCGGACACAGCGTCGATGCCCTGGGTCATGGAGCCCCGTGGCGCGGCCTCCCGGCATTGGGCCGAGCAGGCTTGCCGGTCCGCAGGTTTCGAACCCGACGTCCGGTATGAAACAGCCGACCTCCAAGCCCAAATCCGGCTCATCGAATCCGGAAACGCCGTAGCGCTCATGCCCGACCTGGTCTGGACGGGCCGAACGCGGACTGTTCAGCTGCTGGACCTCCCCGGGCTGCCGAAGCGGACCGTGTTCACCTCCACCCGAACGGCCGGGCGCATCCACCCAGCCACCGCGGCGTGCCGTGAAGTGCTGGAGCGCGTCGCAGCGGCGCAACAACTGGACGCAGAACAGCAGGTGGACGCCGGGTAG
- a CDS encoding bifunctional proline dehydrogenase/L-glutamate gamma-semialdehyde dehydrogenase has product MTSTIPDATAPSTQDSGQFDDLAQEAIALVRHWLAEASKIPVDVSAQRLAGVLKDPNGLDFTVGFVDGVIRPEDLSVAGRTLAELAPKVPKFLPWYMRSAVRVGGVMAPILPQVVIPIARRVLREMVGHLIVDATDAKLGPAIAKIRQDGVHLNVNLLGEAVLGEHEAQRRLEGTLKLLAREDVDYVSIKESSTVAPHSPWAFDEAVEHVVEKLTPLYRLAASFPKPKFINLDMEEYKDLSMTIAVFKRILDMPEFKNLEAGIVLQAYLPDALGAMQELQEWATERRAQGGAPIKVRVVKGANLPMEQVEASLHDWPLATWGTKQDSDTSYKNVINYALTPEHVDAVRIGVAGHNLFDVAFAWLLAKQRGIAGQGQKAIEFEMLLGMATGQATAVRKDVGSLLLYTPVVHPGEFDVAIAYLIRRLEEGASQENFMSAVFELSENEGLFKREQQRFLDSLANMKDEVPGPNRKQDRRLPADPAPLEGFSNTPDTDPALPANRAWGRDILKRIPGSTAGNKIVESTKVSDAAELDRIIATAVDHGKAWGARPAAERAAILHRAGEVLEARRAELLEVMASETGKTIDQGDPEVSEAIDFAHYYAERAKDLETVDGATFVPANLTVVTPPWNFPVAIPAGSTLAALASGSAVVIKPAKQARRSGSVMVDALWEAGVPREVLALVQLEERELGTQLVSHPSVDRVILTGGYETAELFRSFRQDLPLLAETSGKNAIIVTPSADLDLAAKDVVYSAFGHAGQKCSAASLVILVGSVAKSARFHNQLIDAARSLTVGYPEDATTQMGPIIEPANGKLLNALTTLGDGESWAIKPERLDETGRLWSPGIRSGVKRGSYFHLTEFFGPVLGVMTAETLEEAIAIQNEIEYGLTAGLHSLDSAEMGVWLDTIQAGNLYVNRGITGAIVQRQPFGGWKKSAVGAGTKAGGPNYLIGLGSWLPAEAKAKRGTVLQGAASQILAAAKSADVTAEELHTLQQALVSDAAAWESEFGTRKDVSALSAERNVFRYRSLPVTIRLSEGERLAELLRVVAAGAVAGSKLTVSSAVVLPDAVVTVFANLGVSVRIEDDAAWLARAAKFDAGRIRLIGGDFAALSAAMGGRPDVAVYHGAVTQAGRIEMLPFLREQAVSITAHRFGTPNHLSDALI; this is encoded by the coding sequence ATGACCAGCACCATCCCGGATGCCACCGCCCCGAGCACCCAGGATTCCGGACAGTTCGATGATCTTGCCCAGGAAGCCATTGCCTTGGTCCGCCACTGGTTGGCCGAAGCCAGCAAGATCCCCGTGGACGTCTCCGCCCAGCGCCTTGCCGGCGTCTTGAAAGACCCCAACGGGCTGGACTTCACGGTCGGATTCGTCGACGGCGTCATCCGCCCTGAGGATCTGTCCGTCGCCGGCCGTACACTCGCCGAGCTGGCCCCGAAGGTCCCCAAGTTCCTCCCTTGGTACATGCGCAGCGCTGTCCGCGTGGGTGGCGTCATGGCTCCGATCCTCCCGCAGGTCGTTATCCCCATTGCCCGCCGCGTGCTCCGCGAAATGGTGGGCCACCTCATCGTCGATGCCACCGACGCAAAGCTCGGCCCGGCCATTGCGAAGATCCGCCAGGACGGCGTGCACCTGAACGTGAACCTCCTCGGCGAAGCCGTCCTGGGCGAACACGAAGCGCAGCGTCGCCTCGAAGGCACCCTCAAACTCCTGGCCCGCGAAGACGTGGACTACGTCTCCATCAAGGAATCCTCCACCGTGGCCCCGCACTCTCCATGGGCCTTCGACGAAGCCGTCGAGCACGTGGTGGAGAAGCTCACCCCGCTTTACCGCCTCGCCGCGTCCTTCCCCAAGCCCAAGTTCATCAACCTGGACATGGAGGAATACAAGGACCTCAGCATGACCATCGCGGTGTTCAAGCGCATCCTGGACATGCCCGAGTTCAAGAACCTGGAAGCCGGAATCGTCCTCCAGGCCTACCTCCCGGACGCCCTTGGCGCCATGCAGGAACTGCAGGAGTGGGCCACCGAACGCCGTGCCCAGGGCGGTGCTCCCATCAAGGTCCGCGTGGTCAAGGGCGCCAACCTGCCCATGGAGCAGGTCGAAGCGTCCCTGCACGACTGGCCGCTGGCCACCTGGGGCACCAAGCAGGACTCGGACACCAGCTACAAGAACGTCATCAACTACGCCCTCACCCCCGAGCACGTTGACGCTGTCCGAATCGGCGTTGCCGGCCACAACCTGTTCGACGTCGCCTTCGCCTGGTTGCTCGCCAAGCAGCGCGGGATTGCCGGTCAGGGGCAGAAAGCGATTGAGTTCGAAATGCTCCTGGGCATGGCAACCGGCCAGGCCACTGCGGTCCGCAAGGATGTCGGCAGCCTCCTGCTCTACACACCGGTGGTCCACCCGGGCGAGTTCGACGTCGCCATCGCGTACCTGATCCGCCGCCTTGAAGAGGGTGCCAGCCAGGAAAACTTCATGTCCGCCGTCTTCGAGCTCAGCGAAAACGAGGGCCTGTTCAAGCGCGAGCAGCAGCGCTTCCTGGACTCCCTGGCCAACATGAAGGACGAGGTCCCGGGCCCCAACCGCAAGCAGGACCGTCGCCTCCCGGCCGATCCGGCACCGCTTGAGGGCTTCAGCAACACCCCTGACACGGACCCCGCGCTTCCGGCCAACCGCGCCTGGGGCCGCGACATCCTCAAGCGCATCCCCGGTTCCACCGCCGGCAACAAGATCGTCGAGTCCACCAAGGTCTCCGACGCAGCCGAACTGGACCGCATCATCGCCACCGCCGTGGATCACGGTAAGGCCTGGGGTGCACGTCCGGCCGCCGAGCGCGCAGCCATCCTGCACCGTGCCGGCGAGGTCCTGGAGGCCCGCCGTGCCGAACTCCTGGAAGTCATGGCTTCCGAGACCGGCAAGACCATCGACCAGGGCGACCCCGAGGTCAGCGAAGCAATCGACTTCGCGCACTACTACGCCGAGCGCGCCAAGGACCTGGAAACGGTCGACGGCGCCACGTTCGTCCCAGCGAACCTCACCGTGGTGACCCCGCCGTGGAACTTCCCGGTGGCGATCCCCGCAGGCTCCACCCTCGCAGCACTCGCCTCAGGCTCCGCCGTCGTGATCAAGCCTGCAAAGCAGGCCCGCCGCTCCGGTTCCGTCATGGTGGACGCCCTGTGGGAAGCCGGTGTTCCGCGTGAAGTGCTGGCACTCGTCCAGCTCGAAGAGCGTGAGCTTGGCACCCAGCTGGTCTCACACCCCAGCGTTGACCGCGTGATCCTGACCGGTGGCTACGAAACGGCAGAACTGTTCCGTTCCTTCCGCCAGGACCTGCCGCTGCTCGCGGAGACGTCCGGCAAGAACGCCATCATCGTCACCCCGAGTGCAGACCTGGACCTTGCCGCGAAGGACGTCGTGTACTCGGCATTCGGCCACGCCGGACAGAAGTGCTCTGCCGCGTCCTTGGTGATCCTGGTGGGCTCGGTGGCGAAGAGCGCCCGCTTCCACAACCAGCTCATCGACGCCGCCCGCTCGCTGACCGTCGGCTACCCGGAGGATGCCACCACCCAGATGGGGCCGATCATCGAACCGGCCAACGGCAAGCTCCTGAACGCGCTCACCACCCTGGGCGACGGCGAGAGCTGGGCCATCAAGCCCGAGCGCCTCGACGAGACCGGCCGTTTGTGGTCCCCGGGTATCCGCTCGGGCGTCAAGCGTGGCTCCTACTTCCACCTGACCGAGTTCTTCGGCCCGGTGCTGGGTGTCATGACCGCCGAAACCCTTGAGGAAGCAATCGCCATCCAGAACGAGATCGAGTACGGCCTCACCGCCGGCCTGCACTCCCTGGACTCCGCCGAGATGGGCGTCTGGCTGGACACCATCCAGGCCGGCAACCTGTACGTCAACCGCGGCATCACCGGTGCGATCGTGCAGCGCCAGCCGTTCGGCGGCTGGAAGAAGTCGGCTGTTGGCGCCGGAACCAAGGCCGGTGGACCGAACTACCTGATCGGCCTGGGCAGCTGGCTCCCGGCCGAGGCAAAGGCCAAGCGCGGCACCGTCCTTCAGGGTGCGGCCTCGCAGATCCTTGCCGCTGCCAAGTCCGCTGACGTTACTGCCGAGGAACTCCACACCCTCCAGCAGGCACTCGTCAGCGACGCCGCCGCCTGGGAATCCGAGTTCGGCACCCGCAAGGACGTTTCCGCCCTCTCCGCAGAGCGCAACGTCTTCCGCTACCGCTCCCTCCCTGTCACCATCCGTCTCTCCGAAGGCGAGCGACTCGCTGAGCTGCTCCGCGTCGTAGCAGCCGGTGCAGTAGCTGGCTCAAAGCTGACGGTGAGCTCCGCCGTCGTACTTCCCGACGCAGTGGTGACGGTGTTCGCGAACCTGGGCGTCAGTGTCCGGATTGAGGACGATGCCGCGTGGCTGGCCCGTGCGGCAAAGTTCGACGCCGGCCGCATCCGCCTGATCGGTGGCGACTTCGCCGCGCTGAGCGCGGCCATGGGTGGCCGTCCGGACGTTGCGGTTTACCACGGCGCAGTGACGCAGGCCGGTCGGATCGAGATGTTGCCGTTCCTCCGCGAGCAGGCTGTGTCCATCACGGCCCACCGCTTCGGCACCCCGAACCACCTGTCGGACGCGTTGATCTAG
- a CDS encoding oxygenase MpaB family protein, whose product MRNYLTEYRHELQRTFTGTSGTPPEWVPRLAEGNDAGYHLPGSAAWAVHGHVATIVAGIRVLLMQALHPGALAGVYEHSGFQKDPLGRLANTVRWIFTVTYGSTDAAEAATARVRKIHERVRGTYVDGQGVEREYAANNPELLRWVHVTYADSFITANRIWGRPIPGGPDAYVREWAAAGRLMGVIDPPLTWAQVREELEAWYSSGVLRADERLAETVSFIRRPPLSPLLRPGYRILFAAAVATLEPKYRDLLGLRRAKLGLVPVPVVTAARAVLGMVRFALGSHGPSEQAARRRLQRLGYAA is encoded by the coding sequence ATGAGGAACTACCTCACCGAGTACAGGCACGAACTGCAGCGCACCTTCACGGGAACCTCGGGCACGCCGCCTGAGTGGGTTCCGCGCCTCGCGGAAGGGAACGACGCCGGATATCACCTTCCGGGGTCGGCCGCCTGGGCGGTGCATGGTCACGTGGCCACGATTGTCGCCGGGATACGGGTCCTGCTGATGCAGGCCCTGCATCCGGGCGCGCTGGCCGGGGTGTACGAGCACTCCGGTTTCCAAAAGGACCCCCTGGGCCGACTCGCCAACACGGTGCGCTGGATCTTCACCGTGACCTATGGCTCCACCGACGCCGCCGAAGCCGCGACCGCTCGTGTACGGAAGATCCACGAGCGCGTCCGCGGAACCTACGTGGATGGACAGGGCGTGGAGCGCGAGTACGCAGCCAACAATCCCGAACTCCTCCGCTGGGTGCACGTCACCTATGCGGATTCCTTCATCACTGCCAACCGCATCTGGGGCCGGCCGATCCCCGGCGGACCCGATGCCTACGTCCGCGAGTGGGCCGCCGCCGGAAGGCTCATGGGCGTCATTGACCCGCCGCTCACATGGGCCCAGGTCCGCGAGGAACTGGAAGCCTGGTACTCCTCCGGCGTGCTGCGGGCTGACGAACGTCTCGCCGAGACAGTGTCCTTCATCCGCCGGCCTCCACTGAGCCCGCTCCTCAGGCCCGGATATCGCATTCTGTTCGCCGCCGCCGTCGCAACCCTCGAACCCAAATACCGGGACCTCCTGGGCTTGCGGCGCGCAAAGCTCGGTCTGGTTCCGGTGCCGGTGGTTACCGCTGCCAGGGCGGTGCTGGGCATGGTGCGGTTCGCGCTGGGCTCGCATGGCCCGAGCGAGCAGGCCGCACGGCGCAGGTTGCAAAGGCTCGGATACGCAGCCTGA
- a CDS encoding MFS transporter, which yields MTSPTSLKNSAEPPLVSAVRWTRAQWLLLMVVCTVLALDGLDVSMVGVALPSIGQELNLGTDSLQWIVSAYVLGYGSLLLLGGRLADLLGRRRIFLIALTVFAAASLLGGLVDDSAILIATRFIKGLAAAFTAPTGFSIITTNFAEGRERNKALSIFTTFGASGFSLGLVVGGLMTSLSWRWTFLVSVPIAVVVVLLGMKFIPKDKPSVEDSGHDIWGAVTLALGMLGLVYTLVSAPEQGWGSVATIAGFAVSVAVLAAFAVIENKVKHPLIRFSILKEGWVARANLSAVGLFGSYLSFQFIVTMFLQSVLGWTPLGMALALLPAGLLVATSAPFADRLIEKFGATQLILTGLTALGLGYVLFLRVGTTPNYALDILPSVVLLGIGFALAFPSINVQATAGIKDSEQGLAAGLIQTSTQVGAALVLAVTTALVSGHGQAAGTVSAQAMLEQYRPGLILSAAVAIAALLVAAAPSRRRVRS from the coding sequence ATGACATCACCCACCTCCCTCAAAAACTCCGCCGAGCCACCCTTGGTTTCCGCCGTCCGTTGGACCCGGGCACAGTGGCTGCTGCTGATGGTTGTCTGCACCGTCCTGGCCCTCGATGGACTGGACGTCTCCATGGTTGGCGTCGCGTTGCCCTCCATCGGACAGGAACTCAACCTCGGAACCGATTCCCTGCAGTGGATCGTGTCCGCCTACGTCCTTGGCTACGGGAGCCTGCTGCTCCTTGGTGGCCGGCTCGCGGACCTGTTGGGCCGCCGTCGTATCTTCCTTATTGCCCTGACCGTGTTCGCCGCGGCGTCGCTCCTGGGCGGCCTGGTGGACGATTCCGCGATTCTGATCGCCACGCGCTTCATCAAGGGCCTGGCTGCCGCGTTCACCGCACCTACTGGCTTCTCCATCATCACCACCAACTTCGCTGAGGGACGCGAGCGCAACAAGGCGCTGTCCATCTTCACCACGTTCGGTGCCAGCGGTTTCTCGCTGGGCCTAGTGGTGGGCGGCCTCATGACCAGCCTCAGCTGGCGGTGGACGTTCCTGGTCTCCGTGCCGATCGCCGTGGTGGTCGTCCTCCTGGGGATGAAGTTCATTCCCAAGGACAAGCCGTCCGTTGAGGACAGCGGGCACGATATCTGGGGCGCCGTGACCCTCGCGCTGGGCATGCTCGGCCTGGTGTACACCTTGGTTTCAGCACCTGAACAGGGCTGGGGATCTGTGGCAACAATCGCCGGATTCGCAGTTTCCGTTGCCGTGCTGGCAGCCTTCGCGGTGATCGAGAACAAGGTCAAGCACCCGCTGATCCGCTTCAGCATCCTCAAGGAAGGCTGGGTGGCCCGGGCAAACCTCAGCGCTGTGGGGCTATTCGGGTCCTACCTGAGCTTCCAGTTCATCGTCACCATGTTCCTGCAGTCAGTGTTGGGCTGGACCCCGCTGGGAATGGCACTGGCCCTGCTGCCGGCCGGCTTGTTGGTGGCCACCAGCGCGCCGTTCGCGGACAGGTTGATCGAGAAGTTCGGTGCCACGCAATTGATCCTCACCGGCCTTACGGCGCTCGGGTTGGGCTACGTCCTGTTCCTGCGCGTGGGCACCACGCCCAACTACGCGCTGGACATCCTGCCGTCGGTGGTCCTGCTGGGTATCGGATTCGCGTTGGCCTTCCCGTCCATCAATGTCCAGGCAACAGCAGGTATTAAGGACTCCGAGCAGGGTCTTGCCGCAGGACTCATCCAAACGAGCACCCAGGTGGGCGCCGCACTGGTCCTGGCCGTCACCACGGCACTGGTCAGTGGGCACGGACAAGCCGCCGGAACCGTCAGCGCCCAAGCCATGCTGGAACAATACCGGCCGGGACTGATCCTGAGTGCCGCCGTCGCCATCGCCGCCCTGCTGGTGGCCGCGGCACCGTCACGGCGCCGGGTGCGCTCCTAA
- a CDS encoding MarR family winged helix-turn-helix transcriptional regulator, whose protein sequence is MATTRDRQLVEQWRSIQDSYFRTAGAIDRALEAKFDIGLNEFEILDLVAESEESACRMKALGERTPMTQSAVSKVVDRLEKAGLVSRQTCADDRRSLFLELTEAGRALHSTAAVEHRALLKENLG, encoded by the coding sequence ATGGCAACGACGCGTGATCGCCAACTGGTTGAGCAGTGGCGAAGCATCCAGGACTCCTACTTCCGTACTGCAGGAGCTATCGACCGCGCCCTCGAAGCCAAATTCGACATCGGCCTCAATGAGTTCGAGATACTCGACCTGGTGGCCGAAAGTGAAGAGTCTGCCTGTCGCATGAAGGCGTTGGGGGAGCGGACCCCCATGACGCAAAGTGCGGTTTCCAAGGTGGTCGACCGTCTGGAAAAAGCTGGCCTCGTTTCGCGCCAGACCTGCGCCGACGACCGCCGCTCGTTGTTCCTGGAATTGACTGAGGCTGGCCGCGCCCTGCACTCAACTGCCGCCGTCGAGCACCGCGCGTTGCTTAAGGAAAACTTGGGCTGA